From a single Bacillus pumilus genomic region:
- a CDS encoding MbtH family protein, translated as MTNPFDREDGVFLVLVNEQGQHSLWPSFASIPDGWEKVFGEDTRNACIDYIQTHWQDLRPLNLRKEPALAHENTE; from the coding sequence ATGACAAATCCCTTTGATCGTGAAGACGGTGTATTTCTTGTGCTTGTCAATGAACAAGGACAGCATTCACTTTGGCCCTCATTTGCATCAATACCAGATGGATGGGAAAAGGTCTTTGGTGAAGACACTAGAAATGCCTGCATCGATTACATCCAAACACACTGGCAGGACTTACGGCCATTAAACTTAAGAAAAGAACCTGCCCTAGCACATGAAAATACGGAATAA
- a CDS encoding AraC family transcriptional regulator produces the protein MRNNNQLRTIPNAEQFIYRLTYVEKIKNAELPHKEQQLSDTFCLLFSISCSGLLTLNDQKWRLKNLTLYTILSGETFMLKTEPYQKHELYLLRFQMYTPQGQHIEEVSIEHARSLLNVWQFIDISSIEQIHSLLSDITEEWQRPESISFFRSQTLFQQLIMQLFTLHNEDICDTTHALFKTKQYIDQHYEEPLSLTSLSHMAGISANHYSELFKKHFDVSVTDYITKKRMTRAKQLMAKGNAKLKDIALEIGYQDPYYFSRIFKKKTGMTPSTYMKSRQRKIAAYGHSILGQLTPIHIIPYAAPLHPKWTAHDFEHHAEEIPIHLSAHRINEHAEANLQQLKETKPELIIANDLLTEKEKQLLETICPVHFVPFTQLDWRTQFRQTAMFLNEAKEAEEWLIHYEELVIQTKKACLVDHSPKTVLPLRIFQDQLYLSVNRTMSEVIFHDIGLLPAFQNNGQLIEKKISIHSIQQLDPDAIFLLLHKEPKTIAFYQKLQQQEAWQNLKAVTQQAVYPLTSDPWREYTAASHQRVIQDLLSFFP, from the coding sequence ATGAGAAACAACAATCAATTACGTACAATCCCAAATGCCGAACAATTCATCTATCGATTAACATATGTTGAAAAAATAAAGAATGCAGAGCTTCCGCATAAGGAGCAGCAGTTATCAGATACATTTTGCCTTCTCTTTAGCATAAGTTGCAGCGGCTTACTCACGCTGAACGATCAAAAATGGCGATTGAAAAATCTAACACTCTATACAATCCTGTCTGGTGAGACATTTATGTTGAAAACAGAGCCTTATCAAAAACACGAGCTCTATCTGCTTCGCTTTCAGATGTACACGCCGCAAGGTCAACACATAGAAGAGGTATCAATTGAACATGCCCGTTCTTTACTGAATGTATGGCAATTTATCGATATTAGCTCGATTGAACAAATCCATTCTTTACTGTCTGACATTACAGAGGAATGGCAAAGGCCTGAATCCATTAGCTTTTTTAGAAGCCAAACCCTTTTTCAACAGCTCATTATGCAGCTTTTCACACTGCATAATGAAGATATTTGTGACACGACACATGCCCTTTTTAAAACAAAACAATATATCGACCAACATTACGAAGAACCTCTCAGCCTTACAAGTCTTTCTCATATGGCTGGCATCAGCGCCAATCATTACAGTGAGCTATTTAAAAAGCATTTTGACGTGAGTGTCACTGATTATATCACTAAGAAAAGGATGACTAGAGCCAAACAGTTAATGGCAAAAGGCAACGCAAAACTCAAAGACATTGCACTGGAAATCGGCTATCAAGATCCCTATTACTTTAGCCGCATCTTTAAGAAAAAAACGGGCATGACCCCTTCTACTTATATGAAAAGCCGTCAGCGGAAAATTGCAGCCTATGGCCATTCCATACTCGGTCAGCTCACACCCATTCATATCATCCCATATGCTGCCCCTCTTCATCCTAAATGGACAGCACATGATTTTGAGCATCATGCAGAAGAAATTCCGATTCACCTAAGTGCACATCGGATTAACGAGCACGCTGAAGCCAATTTACAACAATTAAAAGAAACAAAACCTGAGCTAATCATTGCCAATGATCTTTTGACAGAGAAAGAAAAGCAATTATTGGAAACCATCTGTCCTGTTCATTTTGTTCCATTCACACAATTGGATTGGCGCACTCAATTCAGACAAACAGCTATGTTCCTAAACGAAGCGAAGGAAGCAGAAGAATGGTTGATTCATTACGAGGAACTCGTCATTCAAACGAAAAAGGCATGCCTTGTTGATCACTCACCAAAAACCGTCCTGCCTCTTCGTATCTTTCAAGATCAGCTTTACTTGTCTGTAAATCGCACCATGTCAGAAGTGATTTTTCATGACATTGGTCTTCTGCCAGCTTTTCAGAATAATGGTCAGCTAATAGAAAAGAAAATCAGCATTCACTCCATACAACAACTAGATCCAGACGCCATCTTCCTCCTCTTGCATAAGGAGCCAAAAACCATTGCTTTTTATCAAAAGCTACAGCAACAGGAAGCTTGGCAAAATCTCAAGGCTGTGACTCAACAAGCCGTCTATCCACTCACTTCTGACCCTTGGCGTGAATACACAGCAGCCAGTCATCAACGAGTCATTCAGGACCTTTTATCTTTTTTTCCGTAA
- a CDS encoding ABC transporter substrate-binding protein, whose translation MKKWFALLTLSIMTIITAACGATENKPASNTAKSKSAEIAETNINYLDQTYKLKTPVKRVVIAGSLESMEDAKLLDIEPIGASTVGGTFPELFKDITAKTEGIGEKTEPNLEKILKLKPDVILGSTKFPPATIKKLDKVQTTIPVSHVSSDWESNLLLLGTLTGKSEKAKNIISDYQKELKQAKETLKDKSNNKTAVILRIRQGDLYVYPEDVYFNSTLYGDLGFTAPSDIKKAKAQAMISMERLGELNPDYIFVQFSKEENSSNPNALKDLEKNKIWTSLKAVKNGHINENVVDPMLQGGTALSKTAFLDKAVKWLEKNN comes from the coding sequence ATGAAAAAATGGTTCGCATTGCTTACCCTTAGTATCATGACGATCATAACAGCAGCCTGTGGTGCTACAGAAAATAAACCTGCTTCAAACACAGCCAAAAGCAAGTCAGCTGAAATAGCAGAAACAAACATCAATTACTTAGATCAAACGTACAAACTCAAAACACCAGTGAAAAGAGTTGTCATCGCTGGAAGCCTAGAATCTATGGAAGATGCAAAATTACTTGATATTGAGCCTATTGGTGCTTCTACTGTAGGCGGCACGTTCCCTGAATTATTTAAAGACATCACAGCGAAAACAGAAGGCATCGGTGAAAAAACAGAACCGAACCTAGAGAAAATCTTAAAACTAAAACCAGACGTAATACTCGGATCAACAAAGTTCCCACCTGCAACAATTAAAAAATTGGATAAAGTCCAAACGACGATCCCAGTATCACATGTCTCTTCTGACTGGGAAAGCAACCTTTTATTGCTTGGTACACTTACTGGAAAAAGTGAAAAAGCGAAAAACATCATTTCTGATTACCAGAAAGAGCTCAAACAAGCGAAAGAAACCCTGAAAGACAAAAGCAACAACAAAACAGCTGTCATTTTACGCATTAGACAGGGTGACCTGTACGTGTATCCTGAAGACGTATACTTTAACTCTACCTTATATGGAGACTTAGGATTTACAGCACCAAGTGATATCAAAAAAGCCAAAGCACAAGCAATGATTTCAATGGAGCGCCTGGGCGAACTCAATCCTGACTATATTTTTGTTCAGTTCTCTAAAGAGGAAAACTCATCGAATCCTAATGCATTAAAGGACTTAGAGAAAAATAAAATTTGGACAAGCCTAAAAGCTGTAAAAAATGGCCACATCAATGAAAATGTCGTTGATCCTATGCTTCAAGGAGGAACTGCACTAAGCAAAACAGCGTTCCTTGATAAAGCTGTCAAATGGTTAGAGAAAAACAACTAA